The Henckelia pumila isolate YLH828 chromosome 2, ASM3356847v2, whole genome shotgun sequence genome includes a window with the following:
- the LOC140881788 gene encoding acetyl-coenzyme A carboxylase carboxyl transferase subunit alpha, chloroplastic-like: MNTLSVTSGNGWSSRRSDKNSGNGMTLHFENWEFLPRTCSGSLFKDLRGSKLRNGRIFRVFAGVKKWKKHDYPWPDNIDPNSQNPLAYLSNFKPLEEKPKPVTLAFEKPLIDLEQKIIEVQRMADDTGLDFTDQINALELKYEQALKDLYTHLTPIQRLNIARHPNRPTVLDHILNITEKWVELHGDRAGYDDPAIVTGIGSIEGRSYMFIGHQKGRNTKENIMRNFAMPTPHGYRKALRMMKYADHHRLPIITFVDTPGAYADLKSEELGQGEAIAQNLRTMFGLKVPIITVVTGEGGSGGALGIACANKLLMLENSAFYVASPEACAAILWKSSQAAPKAAEKLRITAQEHYKLKIADGVIPEPLGGAHADPVWSSLRIKDAILQEMEELTRMDTEELLRHRMLKFRAIGLGGFREGVEAEPERKRNMKQSEVNSPMFSDIESELEDLKKTILEAKGQSKSDPVTDQKLEKLEKDLDQEMTKAFISMGLVDQIESLNLELARSANNDHSTNQDLKEKADKIMQEFKKKLSLPGAYLGLKRKLQTLDMVSRLLEMKENSEKIKNELNHKVSPEVKAKMDTLKIGRHKLSQGDSLDENLEKEIEQAKDGIEEVLRSANLEVVGTTKRQSMTPRSELSEAILKVNREIKEEIEKAIHEKGLFWKMDEWKVEATKDPKSERVMKLGEEIREAVSSALSESPVKEKLEKLKMELENLDMEVLEGTIGAGNGRL; encoded by the exons ATGAATACTTTATCTGTTACATCTGGGAATGGATGGAGTTCCAGAAGATCGGACAAGAATTCAGGAAATGGGATGACTTTGCACTTTGAAAATTGGGAATTTTTACCAAGAACTTGCAGTGGCTCCCTTTTTAAAGATTTGAGAGGTTCAAAGTTAAGAAATGGAAGAATTTTTCGTGTTTTCGCGGGTGTTAAAAAGTGGAAGAAACATGATTATCCATGGCCAGACAACATTGATCCTAATAGCCAGAATCCCTTAGCTTATCTTTCAAACTTCAAGCCTCTAGAGGAGAAACCAAAGCCGGTGACACTTGCTTTTGAGAAGCCGTTGATTGATTTGGAGCAGAAAATTATTGAg GTGCAAAGAATGGCTGATGATACTGGCTTAGATTTTACAGACCAGATCAATGCTTTGGAGTTGAAGTATGAACAG GCTCTCAAGGATTTATACACACATTTGACTCCCATTCAACGTCTAAACATCGCTCGACATCCAAACAGACCTACCGTACTCGATCATATCTTAAACATCACAGAGAAG TGGGTGGAACTCCACGGAGATCGTGCAGGCTATGATGATCCAGCGATCGTGACTGGTATTGGAAGTATAGAGGGTCGAAGCTACATGTTCATAGGCCATCAGAAAGGACGGAATACCAAGGAAAATATCATGAGGAACTTTGCGATGCCTACTCCTCACGG TTATAGGAAGGCCTTGCGCATGATGAAATATGCTGATCATCATCGACTTCCCATCATTACATTTGTAGACACTCCTGGTGCCTATGCTGACCTGAAATCTGAGGAACTTGGACAG gGTGAAGCAATAGCCCAAAATTTGAGGACAATGTTTGGCCTTAAAGTACCAATCATCACTGTAGTAACGGGTGAAGGTGGTTCGGGTGGTGCCCTGGGAATCGCTTGTGCCAACAAGTTGTTGATGCTCGAAAACTCGGCCTTCTATGTTGCAAG TCCAGAAGCTTGTGCTGCTATATTGTGGAAGTCCTCACAGGCAGCTCCCAAG GCAGCTGAAAAATTGAGGATCACTGCTCAAGAACATTACAAGCTTAAGATAGCCGACGGTGTTATACCT GAACCTCTAGGCGGTGCACATGCTGATCCTGTGTGGTCATCTCTAAGGATTAAGGATGCTATTCTTCAAGAAATGGAG GAATTAACTAGGATGGACACTGAAGAGCTACTGCGACACAGAATGCTCAAGTTCCGCGCGATTGGATTAGGAGGATTTAGAGAAGGAGTTGAGGCGGAACCTGAAAGGAAGCGCAACATGAAGCAGTCTGAAGTAAATTCGCCCATGTTTTCTGACATAGAATCTGAGCTCGAGGATCTCAAGAAAACGATACTCGAAGCAAAGGGACAGTCTAAGTCTGATCCAGTCACTGATCAAAAACTCGAGAAGCTCGAAAAAGATCTAGACCAAGAAATGACCAAGGCATTCATCTCAATGGGGTTGGTCGATCAGATTGAATCCCTTAACTTAGAGCTGGCTAGATCCGCAAACAACGATCATTCCACGAACCAAGATTTAAAGGAGAaagcagataaaatcatgcaagaATTCAAGAAAAAACTTTCCCTCCCCGGCGCATATCTTGGTCTAAAACGAAAGCTCCAAACTCTGGACATGGTCAGCAGGCTTCTCGAGATGAAAGAAAACAGTGAGAAGATAAAAAATGAGCTTAATCACAAAGTTTCACCAGAAGTAAAAGCCAAGATGGACACCTTAAAGATCGGAAGACATAAGCTATCCCAAGGGGATTCATTGGATGAAAATCTCGAAAAGGAAATAGAACAAGCTAAGGACGGGATCGAGGAGGTCCTTAGATCAGCTAACTTGGAGGTCGTCGGAACGACGAAACGACAAAGCATGACTCCACGTAGCGAATTGAGTGAAGCAATCTTGAAGGTGAATAGAGAGATTAAGGAGGAGATTGAGAAGGCTATACATGAAAAAGGGCTCTTCTGGAAAATGGACGAATGGAAAGTTGAAGCTACCAAGGATCCCAAGTCAGAAAGAGTGATGAAACTGGGAGAAGAAATAAGGGAAGCTGTGTCTTCTGCTCTGAGTGAGAGTCCCGTCAAAGAGAAGCTTGAGAAGTTGAAAATGGAGTTGGAGAATTTGGACATGGAAGTCTTGGAAGGGACCATTGGCGCAGGCAATGGGAGATTGTAG
- the LOC140881686 gene encoding LIM domain-containing protein PLIM2c-like isoform X1 produces MAAFTGTLDKCTACEKTVYFIDLLTTDGAIYHKSCFKCSHCKGTLVMSNYSSMDGVLYCKPHFEQLFKESGNFSKNFQTSAKPERENSLTRMPSKVSAMFSGTVDKCSACNKTVYPLEKMTMEGESFHKLCFKCAHGGCPLTHSSYAALDGILYCKVHFQQLFMEKGNYQHVLDAATNKKSGVEPVQSEDEAEPKEEEGETESEKAQEQS; encoded by the exons ATGGCAGCATTTACAGGGACTTTGGATAAGTGCACGGCTTGTGAAAAGACTGTTTATTTCATTGATTTGTTGACTACGGATGGAGCAATTTACCATAAATCATGTTTCAAATGCAGCCACTGCAAAGGAACTCTTGTG ATGAGCAACTACTCTTCAATGGATGGAGTTCTCTACTGCAAGCCACATTTTGAACAACTTTTCAAGGAGTCTGGAAACTTTAGCAAGAATTTTCAAACTT CAGCAAAACCCGAGAGGGAAAATTCGCTG ACAAGGATGCCTAGCAAGGTCTCTGCCATGTTCTCTGGGACTGTAGACAAATGCTCAGCTTGTAATAAAACTGTTTACCCCCTGGAGAAG ATGACAATGGAGGGAGAATCTTTTCACAAGTTATGCTTCAAATGTGCTCATGGAGGCTGCCCTCTCACGCACTCGTCCTATGCTGCATTGGATGGGATCCTATACTGCAAGGTCCATTTTCAACAACTATTCATGGAGAAAGGAAACTACCAACATGTCCTCGACGCTGCCACGAACAAAAAGAGTGGTGTAGAGCCGGTGCAGTCCGAGGATGAGGCCGAGCCAAAGGAGGAAGAGGGTGAAACAGAATCCGAGAAGGCGCAGGAACAATCTTAG
- the LOC140881686 gene encoding LIM domain-containing protein PLIM2c-like isoform X2, with product MAAFTGTLDKCTACEKTVYFIDLLTTDGAIYHKSCFKCSHCKGTLVMSNYSSMDGVLYCKPHFEQLFKESGNFSKNFQTSKPERENSLTRMPSKVSAMFSGTVDKCSACNKTVYPLEKMTMEGESFHKLCFKCAHGGCPLTHSSYAALDGILYCKVHFQQLFMEKGNYQHVLDAATNKKSGVEPVQSEDEAEPKEEEGETESEKAQEQS from the exons ATGGCAGCATTTACAGGGACTTTGGATAAGTGCACGGCTTGTGAAAAGACTGTTTATTTCATTGATTTGTTGACTACGGATGGAGCAATTTACCATAAATCATGTTTCAAATGCAGCCACTGCAAAGGAACTCTTGTG ATGAGCAACTACTCTTCAATGGATGGAGTTCTCTACTGCAAGCCACATTTTGAACAACTTTTCAAGGAGTCTGGAAACTTTAGCAAGAATTTTCAAACTT CAAAACCCGAGAGGGAAAATTCGCTG ACAAGGATGCCTAGCAAGGTCTCTGCCATGTTCTCTGGGACTGTAGACAAATGCTCAGCTTGTAATAAAACTGTTTACCCCCTGGAGAAG ATGACAATGGAGGGAGAATCTTTTCACAAGTTATGCTTCAAATGTGCTCATGGAGGCTGCCCTCTCACGCACTCGTCCTATGCTGCATTGGATGGGATCCTATACTGCAAGGTCCATTTTCAACAACTATTCATGGAGAAAGGAAACTACCAACATGTCCTCGACGCTGCCACGAACAAAAAGAGTGGTGTAGAGCCGGTGCAGTCCGAGGATGAGGCCGAGCCAAAGGAGGAAGAGGGTGAAACAGAATCCGAGAAGGCGCAGGAACAATCTTAG